In one window of Solanum pennellii chromosome 2, SPENNV200 DNA:
- the LOC107009170 gene encoding 15.4 kDa class V heat shock protein yields the protein MPPTWLGLYKDKINSLFIPKTTKHLPCSHHFFLLNPLLSSKKMEFSTFHPSTWNSFFTSPLLFPYQFIPENYVHWRETPESHIYSADLPGVKKEEIKVEVEDSSYLIIRTEAANETTEPIRSFMRKFRLPGMVDMDGISASYRDGVLTVTVPRTLVRRGFFIEPDDLPESIVNLGASAA from the exons ATGCCACCAACTTGGCTAGGCTTATATAAGGACAAAATCAACTCTCTTTTCATCCCAAAAACAACCAAACACCTCCCTTGCAGCCATCATTTTTTCCTCCTAAATCCTCTTCTTTCTTCCAAGAAAATGGAATTCTCAACTTTCCATCCCTCAACATGGAATTCTTTTTTCACCTCTCCTCTCCTCTTTCCCTATCAGTTCATTCCTGAGAATTATGTTCACTGGAGAGAGACCCCTGAATCTCACATATACTCTGCTGATCTTCCAg GTGTGAAGAAAGAGGAAATAAAGGTGGAAGTTGAGGATTCAAGCTACCTGATAATAAGAACTGAAGCAGCCAATGAAACAACAGAGCCAATAAGGAGCTTTATGAGGAAATTTAGGCTACCTGGAATGGTGGATATGGATGGAATTTCTGCTAGTTATAGAGATGGTGTTTTGACAGTCACAGTTCCAAGAACACTTGTGAGAAGGGGATTTTTCATTGAACCAGATGACTTGCCAGAAAGCATAGTGAATCTTGGTGCTAGTGCTGCTTGA